The following are encoded in a window of Amaranthus tricolor cultivar Red isolate AtriRed21 chromosome 2, ASM2621246v1, whole genome shotgun sequence genomic DNA:
- the LOC130805412 gene encoding uncharacterized protein LOC130805412, with translation MLFVDDIVLVAETKEELNRKLEEWRVVLEDRGLRISRTKTEYLCCNFSGIEPISEPEMTSGGEVVASMSKFKYLESIIQSNGEIDGDVTHCTQAGWLSGETECWPVKNVFEQRMDVTEMRMLRWMCGHTKRKTYNASVRRIESTIVEGKRTQGRPRRTWEEHIKSDLHDLHLSKNLTRDRDSWRRLIHVLDF, from the exons ATGCTCTTCGTTGACGATATCGTTCTAGTCGCAGAAACTAAGGAGGAGCTTAATAGAaaattggaagagtggaggGTAGTCCTAGAGGATAGAGGGTTGCGCATAAGCCGTACGAAGACAGAATATTTGTGTTGCAACTTCAGTGGGATAGAACCGATAAGTGAACCAGAGATGACCTCAGGGGGAGAAGTTGTTGCGTCTATGTCCAAGTTCAAATACTTGGAATCGATAATTCAAAGTAATGGAGAGATTGATGGAGATGTTACTCATTGTACACAAGCGGGTTGGCTAAGTGGCGA GACagaatgttggcccgtaaagaaTGTTTTCGAACAGAGAATGGatgttacagaaatgcgtatgctgagatGGATGTGTGGACACACAAAG AGAAAAACATATAACGCCTCAGTGAGAAGGATCGAAAGCACCATTGTGGAGGGTAAGAGAACTCAAGGAAGACCTAGAAGAACATGGGAGGAACATATTAAAAGTGACTTGCATGACCTACACCTCTCGAAGAacctgaccagggatagggATAGTTGGCGACGCCTTATTCACGTCTTAGATTTCTGA